A genome region from Gossypium hirsutum isolate 1008001.06 chromosome A04, Gossypium_hirsutum_v2.1, whole genome shotgun sequence includes the following:
- the LOC107949324 gene encoding transcription factor MYB27: MANETTTAAMQGENLRKGPWHEEEDERLISFVKLLGSQRWDYVAQTSGLKRSGKSCRLRWVNYLRPNLKHGSISAEEEMIILKLHQKWGNKWSMIARMLPGRTDNEIKNYWRTHLRKKAVIQDQGNFLFIQEDDNSPNSKTYNGESYNPFVDISDTQNSCYAAAPVSDFGTSPYETRLSDWIPEFQSDQSEIKSQLDSTTTTTHSCNFYPALFYEENDVWGYSGSLWNMD, translated from the exons ATGGCTAACGAAACAACTACAGCAGCCATGCAAGGAGAAAATTTGCGTAAAGGGCCTTGGCACGAGGAAGAAGATGAGCGATTAATAAGCTTTGTGAAGCTTTTGGGAAGCCAGAGATGGGATTATGTTGCTCAAACTTCCG GCCTAAAGAGAAGTGGCAAGAGTTGCAGGTTAAGGTGGGTGAACTATCTGCGTCCTAATCTAAAGCATGGCAGTATCAGTGCTGAAGAGGAGATGATCATCCTAAAACTTCATCAGAAATGGGGAAACAA ATGGTCGATGATTGCGCGAATGTTGCCGGGACGAACCGATAATGAGATAAAGAACTACTGGAGAACTCATTTAAGAAAGAAAGCAGTAATTCAAGACCAAG GAAATTTTCTATTCATACAAGAAGATGATAACAGTCCCAATTCCAAAACTTACAATGGTGAAAGCTACAATCCTTTTGTGGATATTTCAGATACTCAAAACAGTTGTTATGCTGCTGCTCCAGTGTCAGATTTTGGAACTTCTCCGTACGAAACCAGGTTATCAGATTGGATACCAGAGTTTCAAAGTGATCAAAGTGAAATTAAATCTCAGCTAGACTCTACTACTACTACTACACATTCATGCAACTTTTATCCTGCATTGTTTTATGAGGAGAATGACGTATGGGGATATTCAGGCTCCCTCTGGAACATGGATTAA